From the genome of Zalophus californianus isolate mZalCal1 chromosome 5, mZalCal1.pri.v2, whole genome shotgun sequence:
TCTCTCTGGTTGGGTCCAGTTGGGGGGCTGAGGCTTTCCCATTTTGTTGCAGGGCTAAACTGGGAGTGGGCTCAGAGCCAAATCTGTGTGATTGGACCCTggggggctgggagcagaggaagGTGGAAGATGGGGCttgcaggggaaggggagaggcaacCCAGTGGGTGCTTCTAGAATCAAGTTCTGCCAGACCATGGACTCGAGCAAACCATGTGCAAGGCCCTTCCCAAGGCCAGGATGAAAGAAACTGGGCAGAGAGTGCCGTCAAGTATCtacagaaaggaaattaaaagacacCCCTAAAAGACTGGaggcatttttccttctctttcagagCATGTATGAGACGGTCTAATTTAAAACACAGGGACACACTCTAGCCATTTGGGAAGCACAAAGAAGAGGCACCTCCTCCTCCGAAGCAGTTGGAGAATGAAGCGCAATGATTCACATCTGAGGACCAGGCTCTCAGGTAAAATATTTAGACACTacaggcagagaaaacaaaggGGAGTGTTTGATGTGAATCCTAAACCTGAACTCCCCAACACAGACGCCCGGCCTGCAGATTCGGGTTTGTGAGAGAGCAGCTTCTTCCCGGGCAGTGAGGAGCTCCAGCAAGTACTTACTTCATGAGGTTTAATGACGGACCTGGGCCTCAAGAGGTTTACTGGTCTTCACAACCAGCTGGAGAGCAGCGAGGAAAACTGCAGAGCGTGGCCTGAAGCTCCGGCCACGGGGAGTGCCGAGAGTAGCCAGTTCCGAAGAGAGGCTCTTTCCTCCTCGCCCCCTCTCCTGCCTTCTTCCCCTGAAAGCACCTCTCCAGCGGTGGTGGGCATCCGGGTGCACCTGTCCTGCTCACCACTCTGACTTCCGAGCAGTCCGGCTTAGTTCTCTGAGGATGGCCAGAGTCCAGCACAGAGCTCAGCATACAAGGGGTGCTCAAGGGAGGGTTTGGGAAGAGGAGAAACAAGGAATGACTCTGGAGGTCCAAGGCCTGAGGTCTGTGACGTTAAGAACACCTTGACGTAGGGGCTCCACCTCTGACcttcccattcttcccctcccctcctgagcTTCCTCCCGCCTCTCTCAAATCCTGCTCTCCCAACCAGACCTGATGCCACCGCTTCCTTGGGTCTCAGGCCTTTTTCTCTAACCCCCAGGATGGAGGGGGGGAGGAACGGGAACAGAGAGATTGGAAAGTGTTTGACTTAGTGCAAGCTAAATAAGGTAGagggaaagcaggaaaaaaaacagagaggtcTATAAGACCCCCAAAAGCAAGAGCGCTGTGACCCCTGAGAGAGAAGCGAGGAAGAGTATTAGTTAAGGCTTTGATGCCCCACAGATCTGGATTCGAATTCTAATCCAGTCACTTCCTAGCTGTGCAATTTGGGACAAATTACTTGACACCTCGGGGCCATTTCATCGTCAGGAGAAAGAGGCTCCCAGGACTGTGGTGAGGAATAAAGGAGCTGAGGAAGATAAAAAATTTCGGGGAGTGCCCGGCACACAGAAGAAATTCAAGAGCTGGTAGCTGTTACactatttgtatttctaaatcaAAGAGGGGCCTCTGGTGTGCAAATAAGGTATTTTCTTAAGTTGTAGGACAGCACTGACTTTTAAAATCTATAGACTCTCTTCATACACAAGGGGAAACGCTCTTAGGATCTCTGGAAATAAGGGTAGAAGACAGCTCTTTGAGAGAAAAATGCTTGGGGAAGAGCACGGGCAGCCTGATGTTAAGTTTGCCCACACAGCACAGCGTATGGTATTTACAACTTTTTtatagtttgaaaaacactgtaaaTCTTACACTATtgcagggggtgagggggatgCCAGGACTTGTTTCACTATTTTGTGTGGCCCATTTCCTGCACTTTGGACAATTATAGCATATTTCTAAGATATGGGCTTCTCTGCCCCTTTCCGCCCATACCCAAAACTTCAGAGCAACGTATCAGGGTTACAGTGGACGAAGGAAGACAAGGGCAAGTATTTAACACTGAGATGACAAATCAGGTTCATCTCTGGTGCCAACTCCAAGTTGATTGGCAGGGGCTGCCTGTGCCTTGCCTTCCAGAAGTCCATGAGACCGTGTCATAATTGATTAGTGATGACCACCTTGGGCTCAGAGTAGGGTACCTAGAGCTCTcatgataggtttttttttttctcattaaacttttgttttaatgggtctcaaaattctgtgacagatttttggtcaagttgtttccattaaaaagtactgattttaaaaactaataacttaaaaccgccacacacacacacacacacacacacacaaaaaaaaacatggtccacaaaacattctcctttccttccgaaggttttacgatgcattgttatcattaaccagtcttttactattaaacttaaatggccaattgacacaaatagttctgagaccgttcttccaccactgattaagactggggtggcaggtattggggataatattcatttagccttctgagctttctgggcagacttggtgacctggccagctccagctgccttcttgtccactgctttgatgacacccacagcaaccgtctgtctcatgtcacgaacagcaaaacggcccagaggaggagagtcagagaagctctcaacacatgtaggcttgccaggaaccatatcaacaatggcagcatcaccagatttcaagaacttgggacgatcttccagcttttttccagatcgacgatctatcttctccttcagctcagcaaacttgcaagcaatgtgagccgtgtgacaatccagcacaggtgcatatccagcactgatttggcctggatggttcaggataatcacctgagctgtgaagccagctgcttccatgggtgggtcatttttgctgtcaccagccacattgccacaacgaacatctttgacagatacgttcttgacattgaagcccacattgtcccgaggaagagcctcactcaaagcttcatggtgcatttcaacagactttacttcagttgtaacattgactggagcaaaggtgaccaccatgccaggtttaagaacaccagtctcgactcggcccccagggacagtaccaataccaccaattttgtagacgtcctggagaggcagatgcaagggcttgtcagttggacgagttggtgacagaatgcaatccagagcttcaagcagtgtggtgccactggcattcccatctttacgggtgactttccatcccttgaaccaaggcatgttagcacttggctccagcatgttgtcaccgttccaaccagaaattggcacaaatgctactgtgtcggggttgtagccaattttcttaatgtaggtgctggcttccttaacgatttcctcgtatctcttctggcggtagggtggctcagtggaatccatcttgttaacaccaacaattagttgttttacacccagtgtgtaagccagatgggcatgctcacgggtctgcccattcttggagataccggcttcaaattcaccaacaccagcagcaacgatcaggacagcacagtcagcctgagatgtgcctgtaatcatgtttttgataaagtctctgtgtcctggggcatcaatgatggtcacataatacttgctggtctcgaatttccacagggagtTATCAATGCTGATACCACGTTTAcattcagctttcagtttatccaagacccaggcatacttgaaggagccctttcccatctcagcagcctccttctcaaatttttcgatagttcttttgtcgatcccaccacatttgtagatcagatgaccagtagtggtagacttgcccgaatctatgtgtccaatgacgacgatgttgatgtgagtcttttcctttcccattttggtttaggttgagcggtggttttcccgacacctgtgttctggcggcaaacccgTTGCGAAAAAGCTCTCATGATAGGTTTTTGATATCAACAGATTCTCTGCTAATCCTCCAGCTACTGAGGAAGACCAGTGTAAGGACCAGATGCTGTTCAGCAGTTGCtaaagcagggagagagagcctgaggAAAGACACTGCGGGCAGGACGGAAATGGTCCGGTGCTTAGCACTGGATGAAATGCACCATTCTGGAGGAAATGGAAGAACCGAACTTGGACAAGTGGGACATGATGAGAGGcatctgtgatggttaattttatgcgccaacttgactgggctaagggatgcccagaaaGCTGGTGAAATATTATTTCTGGCAGTGTGAGAAgcgattagcatttgaattggtggaaagaggaaagaagattaCATTCACAGATGTGGGTAGGTGGCCTCCAATTCTTTGgagacctgaatagaacaaaaagggaGAATTCGCTCTCTTGGCTTAAACTGAGACATCCGTCCTCTGCCCTGGAACTTTGGTGCTCTTGGTTTTCAGACTTTCAGGTTCAGACCTGGGCTTATGCCATTGGCCCCCAGGGCTCACACCTTCAGACTAAAACTGAAAACCATCGCTTTTCCTGGCTCTCCAGCTTGCTGATGGCAAATTGTGGGACCATTTGGCCTCCATAAATTTCCtatgaaattatatatgtattatatatattatatattcttttggttctgtttctctggagaatcttaatacacattttaacaaattgTCACTACTCCAGTAGTGATCCTTAGAACATTTGGGGGTAAAAATGAGCAAACATGGCAACAGGTTGTgcccaagaaaacaaagaatcattAGCTGACAAATTTCCTAAATCTTTGCCATCCTTGTAAAAAACTTAGGACTAGAAAGCGATGAAGAAAAGTAAAGACAGATTCCTGTCAGCCTCCTCCAAACCTGATAAGGACTGtggtttaatttccatgtatttgggGGGGTTTCCCCCAATATCCAATTTCTACTGATTTCCAGTTTAATTCTACTGTGTCCAGAAAATGgactctgtatgatttcaatccttttaaatttactgagatgTCTTTCATGGCCTCCATATGGTCTTGgtgtacatatatattgtgaCAGGTAGCAAAAATGGCCGTAAGATTCTACTCCTACGAACAAAAggtggagtctgtttctccatcccttgATTCAGGGTTGGTCATGTGGCTTATTTTGGCCAATGGGTCATTAATAGATGTGACATAAGCAAAGACTGGAGACTTTTTGCCCCTTGCAGCCTGATCTGTTGTGGAGCTTAAAAACTCCGGAACTACCATGTGAACAAACTTGAACCAGCTTGCTGGAAAATGAGACCCCCTCCAACCTACCAACCACCAGTTAGTTGAGTGGGGTCATTCTAGATCATCCAGCCACTAGCTGACCTGTAACCCCAGCAAAGATCAGCCAAACCATATCAGATCAGAACTTCccaggcaatccacagaatgggtaCAAATAATAAATGGTAATGGTTTGAAGCCACTAAGTGTTGAAGCTCCTTGTTATGCGGCAAACACGGATGTGTCTATACACGCATGTTATGTACACAcaccatatacatatacacatgtgcgTACGCACACAGGTCCCAGTcatccctttcctctccttttctctacttttatagACTCTAGTATAAATTGTGGTTGTTCAGTACATATTGAGGCTTCAGGTTATATGATATAAAGACAGAATCGTCACTCAACTAGAAGACGAATAATGACACCTAGAGACTCAGTGACTGATAAAGTTTGGGTCATCCCTTTGAGGGAAAAAAGggtaaacacattttaatttttgccgAGGATAGTTGCATTAGGTTATAAGGGAACAACTTGCGGGGggtggggtacctggctggctcagtctgtagagcacaggactcttgatctcagggttgtgagttcaagctctacattgggcatggagcctacttcaaaaaaaggggggtgggagCAACTTTGTTGCCACAGTTGTTTAGACATTTGGGGGAAAGGACATGTATGGATGTTAAGTGGCTGAATGGAAGGAGTGTAGCAGTTAATGATGACTGAGAGCACAAAAGGCATTCCAACCCCTCTTATACAGTGCAGAGGCTAGGAAGccaaaactacatttcccagactgaTGTGCAGCTAGGGTTTCTGGATGTGATTTAGGTTCTGCTAATAAGATGCACTGAAACAAAACAGGGATCAGGCTCTAAGGACATGGGGAGAGAAGTGGGGTGTCCATGCTCCTGGTGTGGACTGTGGCCCAGGCCAGGAGCTGTGACGGCTCTTTCTGATTCTGCAGCTTCCCGCCTGGGACAGAGGCGGCACTGCTCCAGCAGCCTTGTTCTGCAGGGCAGCGTGGAGAGAGCCACAGTAGCCTCGAGTCTGTGTCTTTACCTCTCCCAACAATTTCACAAGCCATTAAATATCCCACGGTATGTCCCTCACTTGCAACTGGACCCTGACTAGACCAGAAGCAATTCTCCTCTACCAGCACAAGGACCTAACCTTTCACGTTCATGGACACCAGCAGGGgtaagagaaaagggaaccagACACCCGTGAAACACTGAGAACTACCTATAAGGATGGTTCACATTTTTGAGTAAGACTAAATTTACCAGATTAGATTAAAATTAGATTAAAAGGTTTTCCCTCCACATCAGCCAGCAGGTGGAAGACTCGTGAGGAAAATCAGAGCACCGTGCAAGAACACGACAGTGCATTCTCTCTGTTCCTGtgaatgtatttccatttatgtcTGCCATTCATGTTCTACCTCATTTTATCCCTCCAACAACCCTATCCATTGAGGACTATTATTACCCCACTTCAAAAATGAGGTAACAACCTGGAAAGAGTGTGTAACAGTAGAGGCAGGAGGTCGAGTGACACAGCAGGTCCCGGGAGCCTCGCTTTTCACCACTATGCTATTCTGCCCCCAGTTTTTCCCTCCCAGCCCTCTTGGCCCCCCACTCAGGTCCCCAGAGCCCTTGGCTTCCTCCCCTTGCAAGTTTGCCTTGGCATTCACGCTCAGACAGAAACACCTGTGGAGGCTGTCAACTTGGACAGGCAGGGATGTTATCACTTTAACAGCATCGAGGTCCTCTTTGCGTGCTCAGGATGAAACTTCAGACCAAAGCAAGCAGAGTGTGGTCCTCCCTGGGTTCTAGAGAATCATCCCACAGTCACTAGTCTGAAAAGTGCCTTTGCAGGTACTGTCTCCCAGCTAAGCAACCCCCACCCACGTACCTCCTGCCAATCTCCCCCACAGGGAGAAGAATCAACCAAAGGTAACCCAGATGCACCCATGCACGCCCACCCTACCCCTAGCCAGGGTGTATCCAAGAGGCAGCAGCTTGGGGCCTTGGAAATAGCAAGTCTGACAGGGGGAGTTGGCGGCATATACGTTGAGGATAAAGTCCCTGATCCTCCATGAGCCACAAGGAAGCAGCTTCATGGGAAAGCCCAGGGGAAAACAGTCAAATTGCACTTCTGTCAGCCCTGACTTCAATTTATTGAAATCCATAACTCTCCTCATGTCTTCAAGGGAATGTGTTTAGGTGTGGGAGCCTCTGACAGGAAACTGAAATATTGATGAAGATAAGTCCACAGATTTTTTGATAAAATAAGATGCCTTCTGATACTAGATTTTAGTACAAAGAAGTTGTCTAAGTATAAGCAAGAATTtgtatcccccccaaaaaaggattaaaaatggggaaaatctgcTCACTCcattaattttttcctgtgaCTTAGAGAAAATGACCTTTGCTGAATATTAGCAGGGGCAAGGTGTCTGCAGTAGTTGGGAAGGGAACTCCTTCAGTTTAGCGCACATTTTTATGCTCTGCGCTGGGCGCTGAAGATACATTCAGACACGGTCCCTGCTTTCAAGCCAATTAATTTTTCAGGGGCAACAAATCTATGAATGACTGAGCACAAAATAGCATAGAATCGTCGTAAAGAACCTGACTTTTGGCCCCAGGTAGACACAAGTTCACACTCTTGTTCAAATTTCCACTAGCTATGGAGACCCCGTGCAAGTCGCTTCACCTATCTGAGCTTCAGTTCGCTCGTCTCAAAAGAGGGAGAATAATGCCTGCCTCTTAGAGTTGCCATGAAGGTTACGTGCTGAAGGAAAACTCTAACTCTGCCACTTCTACCCCGGAAGGCTTCTGTAGTGGTTGCTGTGGGAGGTAACTCAGACCCGGAGGTACGAGTTCCGTTGGCCTCTCAGAGTGTGGCCTGATAACTGCTCACAGCTGAGCCCTTCCACAGACAAGGCTCTCCCTGAGGGAGCGGTCTCACTCAAGGTTACGTGACCTGGGGATTTGGGGTATGCATCCACAGTGACCCTTTTTATGGAGTtctaattcacataccataaaaattCACCCTTGCAAAGTACAATTCAATGGAGTTTGGTATATtcacaaaattataaaaccacTGTCACTATCTGATATCAGAACGTCATCAACCCCCCAAATACCTCAGATATCCAGTGCCATGGGCAGtcattcccttttcccctcccctcatgcCCTTGCAACCGCTCATCCACCTTCTGTCTCTGCTGATCTGCCTATTCtgcatatttcatataaatggaaccatataatAAGCAACCTTagtctctggcttctttcacttagcataatgccttcaaggtttTATCCATGTTGGAGCATGCATCATCTGGTGACTATTTAtgttccactttttggctattaggaataatgctactatgaacacttatgtacaagtttttgtgtagacgtatgttttcatttctcttcggTATTTATCAAGGAGTGGAGTCAGCTAGGTCATATGATAAACCTGGTTTAACTTCTTGAGAAACGGCCAGACTGTTTCCAAagaggctgcaccattttacataaccatccccaccccccaccacgagGTACAAcaagttccaatttctccacatcttcgacagcacttgttattgtctttttgattgtagccatcctagtgagAAAGAAAGGGTATCTCATTATGGCTTTTGATTTACTTTTCCCTactggctaatgatgttgagcatcttttcatgtgcttactggccatttgtttatcttttggaGGAACTTTCTATTCAACTCCTTTGGGTTatcttcttattgttgagttgtatgaattctttatatattctggatcctAGATCCTTATGAGGTTCATGGTTTACAAACACTCTCTTCcatctgtggattgtctttttactttcttgacaGTATCATTTGAAgtgtagaagtttttaattttgatgaagtccaatttacctaTTATTTGGTCAAGAACTGATTTTTGCAGAGATCCAAAAGTTCATCCCCCCACCTCATTCTGCTTCCCCGCGCTCCTTCACAAGCATTCCTGCTAGTAGGCTCACCAGTAATATTCAGCATACTTAGAGtcccagagtctgtttcttgggaaCCCAACTTGAGGCCCTTGGGATGTTTTCACAATGatctcaagaaaaagaattacCTCGACTCCATGGTTTCCAGCCCTTCTGTGACATGGCTCCCGCCCAACGCTCCAGCCTTATCCCTCTCTATGCTCCCTTTATGCTCTAGGATCCATCCACACTGAAGTACTGGAGCTTTCTCCAAAAGGCCACCTTTCTAGCCTCTGAGCCTCTGCACTTgctattccttcttcctctctccccaacaCCTCGACCTGTCCCTTCACCAGGCCAACACCCATCATCCGTCCAAAGTAAGGTCTTAGCTTACCACCACTTCCACCAGAACACTTTTCCCGACCCTTCTATACGAGTCCAAAGGCTTCTTTACTTACCATAGTGTACGGTGATTCCTTCTTTACTATGTACCATATCTGTAGGGCTGGCTCAGAGCCTGACATCCAGGAAGAGCTGggcaaatatgtattgaatgagttaatatatatggAATACACCCAAAGTACAGAAGCAGCCAGAGAACGCGGTGACTAACTAGTGACTGCCTCGGGAAGGGGTGCACAAGACGCCAACAGGGGGAGGGCTCCAGTGATGCAGTCCCAGGGTCTGGAGCCCACTTTCGGCACCTCCGGGTCCTGTAGTCAGCACCACAGCAAAGCCTGGCTCTGATACTCCTCCCACCCGTGTCCACCTGGGCCTTCTTGAATCCACCTGGGGTTGGCCCTCCTGCCTTCACAGGATCCTGGTATCTAGCAGCCTCCCAAATCCAGTCAGGAAGTTTCTGTTAGAAGCTGCTAGAAATCAAACCACCCTTTCTGGGACATACATAAAATCTCCTCTGGGTGCCTGAAGATGATTTTATGGGCTTCCTTATCAGGGCTGTGCAGAAATCGCAGGCGCCGAGACAGACAGTTCCTTAGTGAATCATTGAAATAGGAGGCCAGGTTACATTAAAATGATGGATCTGGgctgaaaaaatacatttggatgCCCTCTGTAGCTCCAGGCTTTCCCACCTTGATCCCCTCACCTCAGGTCCAGGTTGCTGTTTAAAGGTGGAGGTAAGGTCCAGATCCAGGGGAAGGCCCTTGAGGGGGCTGTTAGCTCCCCAGAGTGTGGGCTCCCTCAGGGCTGGAGTCTGTGCTGACCCGTCTGTCCTCAGAGGGTCTGGAGAGGGCCCGGTCATGGATGCACAGGGGTTTAAATGCACGCTAACCCAGATTCAAAACTCTTAACAAACACACTATGTTGTCAATTGAGACCAGGTCTCCAGGCTCTCCCTCCGCCCTCTCTACGCCACCCATAGCCTCCTAGCCAGGTGCGGGGAGGCCCCAGACCCCTGCAGCTAGgacagcccctcctcctgctctgtgACCAGGGCTTGAGCCCCAGCAAGAACAGACCTAGGACAGCCGCTTGGCAGCCAGACCGTGCACATCACTTTCATGACCTCCTGCAGCTCGGCACAGCCGTGGACACCACCCAGTGGGCCACCATTAAAAGTGAGGACATCCTGGAGGACAAGGGAATCGTGAAAATCGCCTCTAAGAGACCCACACCAAATCtcacctgcccctgcctcccagttTGTGGCTCAGAAAGATTTATGGTGCTGCCTACATGGGTCACTCTTGAGATAAAGGTCATAGATCTTGCAGCTGACAGGCCTCCTCAACCAGCGCTTCAGGGAAACTTCCACAGCTGATAAATGAGCTGTCTCTAAAGCCTCAGTGATGGGCTCCTAAAGGTCTGCATTGCTTAGGATTTCTCATTCATCCTGCAGGAGAGCCAGCCGCCCTTGATGCCAATATAGCAAGGGAGACAGCCGAGTGAGGCGCTGAGAGGAGCCTTCCAGGCCCAGCACTGCCCCACGGACCCACTCAAACCCCTCAGCAGGTGTCCAGCATAGAGGGAGCACCATCAGCCCTCAATAATAACCTGCATAAGGTTAGTGCTCAGCCAAGGAAATTTCAGGGGCAGAAGTGGAAGGATGGACAAACTGGTGGAGAGGGACCACATGGCATTTAGAGACAGGAGGCTAATAGGAGCTCTGTACCAACATTGCTCATTGCCTACCCAATGTCCATGCTGCCTTCCTTCTCCCAGGTGCAACTCTTGAGGTCGTTTGGAGCAATGTGCCCAGGTAAAAGCCTTCACCTCCTCTGACTCCCCTGCAGCTGAGGGCCCTTCTGGAAATCTAAGTGGTATTCTGCTAGGGATTTCTGGAAAGGGTTTTCTTTCCTGTTACAGGCACTGCCCCTTGTACcgtccccttccttctttttcatgcctTTGTGCAGATGTGGTAAGAGCTGTGGAGCATCTCTCTTGCAACGTGTAAGGGATGGAAGATCAAAAAGATGGGAGGACCTAGGATCCCAACGACAGGATGGATCTGCTGTGCCCATCCTGGATGGCTTACCTCTGGACTCACGGCTACGTGAGCACCCTAACCCGCTCTGTGGTTAAGCCACTGCGGTCATTCTGCTGTCTTGTGGAGCCAAACGATCGTGGGTGATGGAGTCCAAGCTCTGGTTCTGGGAATCTGAGCAAGCAGCTTAACCTCTACCTAGcttgtttccccatctgtataaTGAGAAGTGGTTCTTACCCCTACACTAATAACTCACCCACAGAGTGTTCCACGTGCACCTGCCCCTGCACTGAGAAAGCGCCCGTGGTATACCCCAGGTAGAGGCATACTGCACAAAGTAACACCTGCCTCACTGGcttttttgagaaacaaaaaaattccttGAAGTTCCGTAGTAATATAAACAGTTACACATATGTTACTAATTCTCCATTCCCGGGAGTCAATGGGGTCAAAGCTAGGAAGATCCTGCACTCCTGGAGCAGAAAGTCAACTCAGGAGACATGCCCCCATCCCactcagagggaaggaggaaacaaaGAAGCCGAGTAAGTGCCTGTGGAGTAAGAGCAGGCCCTTCTGCCCTGCTGCGCTTCAGGGCCTCCTTCAGAAATTAAACcctaggggctcctgggcggctcagtcggttaaggttaagcgtctgccttcggctcaggtcaggatcccagggtcctgagatcgagccccgcatcgggctccctgctcagcagggagtctgtttctccctctgcccgccactccccctgctcgtgctctctctctccgtctctcaaataaataaataaaattttaaaaaaataaaccccagGTGTCCCCCCAGCCCAGACAGGACCCTGGGACAGAGAGCTCTTCTCTCTTGTGTCTTCCTTCCCTGTATCCACACTCTGGGCTCGGGGGGCCTGTGTGCAGTCCGGAGGCTCTCAGCGCTGTCACTGCACGAGACTGGGTCTCCTATTCAAGAAGCCGCTCTGCAGGCCCAGCCTCCCCGGGGCCGAGAGGGTCTGCCTTCCATAACTTAGGGCCTTCTCAAGGACTCTTCTCCACAAGCTCACGAAAGCGGACCCTGAGAGCTAGAGCCTGGCTCAAGGCCATGGCATCACCTTACCAGAGGTCACGTGTGAACCCGCGTCTCCTGACGAATGCTTCTGGTCTGAGCCACTGGGCTGACCGGTCTTCTGCCACTTTAAGAAACGatcccctccccctcacccccgccTCCCTCTGGGTCTCTGCGTCTGTGTTTCTGTAGGAGTGGCATCTCGTGTCTGGAAGTttctgtgcatgtgcatgcgtgtgcatctTTCCCGttatgtttgtctccctctgcttgtcttcctgtgtctcattctctttctcttggtctctctcttaCTTGGCGTGAAACTCACACCCCTTTCCCCAGGTCTCTGTGAGTTTGTCCCCCCGTCTCTGGGTGCACgtatctctcccctcccccaccccagcccccactaACACCCCAGACTGAACCAGCTGGTTACCACCACTTGGCCCCTCCTCACatgcctttcttcttctcctgtaAATATTTCCTCAGCGCTAACCGAGTGCTGGGCACAAGGCATAACCTCAGAATCAAGCAGGCCGCGTCCTCCGGGAGCTCAAAATCCACTTTTCTGAATGTGGGGAAGGATCTGGCTAAGAGGCTCCCACTTGTCCCTTGGGTCTCTCTAGCCTAGAGAGGAGCCTGACCCCTCTGAGCTGCCTGCCTGTCACCTGGAACAGGGCAGGACCAATGACATCCTGAAGGATCCTGGGATGGTCCAGTGTGTTCACCAGGGGGGATCCCATATCCCTGAGCAGGTGGATTTGAGAATTGCCACCGAACCAAGTGCCCAGGCCCACTTAATAGGAGGCTCAGCTGCCGTATGGTAAAGCCCAGCTGAGCGGATCATTTTACTCTTCCAATCGGACTCCTGGTGACCACAGTTACTCAAGAGGAGGAGCGGGGAAAGGGGCAATGCAAAGCAGCCGTTGGAAACATCCAGCCTCCAAAA
Proteins encoded in this window:
- the LOC118357005 gene encoding elongation factor 1-alpha 1-like produces the protein MGKEKTHINIVVIGHIDSGKSTTTGHLIYKCGGIDKRTIEKFEKEAAEMGKGSFKYAWVLDKLKAECKRGISIDNSLWKFETSKYYVTIIDAPGHRDFIKNMITGTSQADCAVLIVAAGVGEFEAGISKNGQTREHAHLAYTLGVKQLIVGVNKMDSTEPPYRQKRYEEIVKEASTYIKKIGYNPDTVAFVPISGWNGDNMLEPSANMPWFKGWKVTRKDGNASGTTLLEALDCILSPTRPTDKPLHLPLQDVYKIGGIGTVPGGRVETGVLKPGMVVTFAPVNVTTEVKSVEMHHEALSEALPRDNVGFNVKNVSVKDVRCGNVAGDSKNDPPMEAAGFTAQVIILNHPGQISAGYAPVLDCHTAHIACKFAELKEKIDRRSGKKLEDRPKFLKSGDAAIVDMVPGKPTCVESFSDSPPLGRFAVRDMRQTVAVGVIKAVDKKAAGAGQVTKSAQKAQKAK